In Myxocyprinus asiaticus isolate MX2 ecotype Aquarium Trade chromosome 8, UBuf_Myxa_2, whole genome shotgun sequence, a single genomic region encodes these proteins:
- the LOC127445056 gene encoding E3 ubiquitin-protein ligase RNF38-like isoform X3, whose translation MGGVYHYKSEHAYADATDKTEDSPSPKRQRLSQQSVLEFNSAQPSTPSPPIRPWELPPSRRPHPYPHPHYHPERCNTPARHRRSPPVRRQRGRRERLSRHHPPHVSPGGGQDENYRHPPHPHSLHPYGQPPSHPPPGLDEPRAFHPPTLSPRLLHPPQQGAMVMDLHEQLPQGTVPVSYTVSPVPPHGLPAPLCTGQHLPACSSQQQVPPCSVVFSGQQHYPICSVPPPLSFLQMLPACSVQHLPVPFAFPSLLSSDPPFLLHPPHLSHHPPHLPPPGQFLPFQTQQSRSPLQRIENEVELLGDHLSVGGGFNYPHSGHPSPLPPSTPLQFLSHEPLHQELFGVPYPHFMPRRITGRRFRSQQAVPPPPYHPSLLPYFLSVLPVQPTAVGPAISLELDVDDGEVENYEALLNLAERLGEAKPRGLTKADIEQLPSYRFNPSNHQSEQTLCVVCMCDFESRQLLRVLPCNHEFHAKCVDKWLKGNRTCPICRADASEVQRDSE comes from the exons ACGGAGGACTCTCCCAGTCCAAAGAGACAGCGGCTTTCCCAGCAGTCTGTACTGGAGTTTAACTCGGCCCAACCTTCCACACCCTCACCACCAATCAGACCATGGGAGCTTCCACCCAGTCGCAGGCCACACCCCTATCCCCACCCACACTACCACCCAGAACGTTGCAACACACCTGCACGGCACAGACGCAG TCCTCCAGTGCGGCGTCAGCGTGGCCGACGGGAGCGTTTATCTCGACACCACCCCCCTCATGTTTCCCCGGGTGGGGGGCAGGACGAAAACTACCGCCACCCTCCTCACCCACATTCTCTTCATCCCTACGGCCAGCCACCATCTCACCCTCCACCCGGCCTTGATGAGCCCCGGGCCTTTCACCCCCCTACACTCTCGCCACGGTTATTGCATCCTCCGCAGCAAGGCGCCATGGTGATGGACCTCCATGAACAG CTCCCTCAGGGTACAGTGCCGGTATCATACACTGTATCTCCAGTGCCACCCCACGGTCTGCCCGCTCCCCTCTGCACAGGACAGCATCTCCCAGCATGCTCCTCTCAGCAGCAGGTGCCTCCCTGTTCTGTGGTCTTCAGTGGACAACAACACTATCCAATCTGTAGCGTACCGCCTCCA TTGTCTTTTCTGCAGATGTTGCCGGCGTGTTCGGTGCAGCATTTGCCTGTGCCGTTCGCgtttccctctcttctctccagtGATCCACCCTTCCTGCTTCATCCTCCTCATCTCTCACACCATCCGCCCCACCTCCCCCCACCTGGACAGTTCTTACCCTTCCAGACACAACAATCTCGATCT CCACTGCAGAGGATAGAGAATGAGGTGGAGTTGTTGGGTGATCACCTGTCTGTAGGTGGAGGGTTTAACTACCCTCACTCGGGGCATCCCAGCCCTCTGCCCCCTTCCACCCCACTGCAGTTCCTCTCCCATGAACCCCTGCACCAGGAGCTCTTCGGAGTG CCATATCCCCACTTCATGCCTCGAAGAATCACAGGCCGACGCTTTCGCTCTCAGCAGGCAGTACCTCCACCTCCTTACCACCCAAGTCTGCTGCCCTACTTCCT ATCTGTTCTTCCAGTCCAGCCAACAGCAGTAGGTCCAGCCATTAGCCTGGAGCTGGATGTAGATGATGGAGAGGTTGAGAATTACGAG GCTCTGTTAAACCTTGCTGAGCGTCTTGGAGAAGCGAAGCCTAGAGGTTTGACCAAAGCCGATATCGAACAGCTGCCTTCCTACAGATTCAACCCAAGCAACCATCAGTCTGAGCAGACTCT GTGCGTGGTGTGCATGTGTGATTTTGAGTCTCGTCAGCTTTTGAGAGTACTGCCCTGTAATCATGAATTCCATGCCAAGTGTGTCGACAAATGGCTCAAG GGAAACAGAACCTGTCCTATTTGCCGAGCAGATGCCTCTGAAGTCCAACGGGATTCCGAGTGA